From Neisseria musculi, the proteins below share one genomic window:
- a CDS encoding HNH endonuclease: protein MAKKIIYSEDEKTFLKANSTLQRKELAAAFNKRFDRDLSVQNIKSMCTRNRWLTGRDGRFEKGSRPANKGTKGFMKENGGSFKKGHRPRNSVSVGTEVVAKDWVKVKVAEPNVWRNKSHMVWEQYHGSPPPRGMFLLHLDCDFTNNAIENLVMVSRADMGKLNKRKFRDTPLELRQSLVLVAKIGTAINNRKDGQ, encoded by the coding sequence ATGGCGAAAAAAATCATCTATTCCGAAGATGAGAAAACGTTTCTCAAAGCAAATAGCACGCTCCAGAGAAAAGAACTTGCGGCAGCATTCAACAAGCGGTTCGACCGTGATTTGAGCGTGCAGAATATTAAAAGTATGTGCACGCGCAATCGGTGGCTTACCGGGCGGGACGGACGGTTTGAGAAAGGCTCCCGACCTGCCAACAAAGGCACCAAAGGGTTTATGAAGGAGAACGGCGGCAGCTTTAAAAAAGGGCACAGACCGCGTAATTCGGTGTCTGTGGGGACGGAAGTGGTTGCAAAAGACTGGGTTAAAGTGAAGGTGGCCGAGCCTAATGTATGGCGGAATAAATCGCATATGGTTTGGGAACAGTATCACGGCTCCCCGCCGCCAAGAGGTATGTTTTTACTGCATCTTGATTGCGATTTCACGAACAACGCCATCGAAAACCTTGTGATGGTATCCCGTGCGGACATGGGTAAATTGAACAAAAGAAAATTTAGAGATACCCCATTGGAGCTTAGGCAATCGTTGGTTTTGGTTGCAAAAATCGGCACCGCAATCAACAACAGAAAGGACGGACAATGA
- a CDS encoding methyltransferase domain-containing protein, which translates to MKVLDPCCAGRMMWFDKQDSRAVFGDRRCEQHLLKDRHYLRKLEISPDVKLDFTDLPFPDNTFPVVVFDPPHLIHAGEQSWLAKKYGVLGGNWQDDIRKGFAECFRVLKPNGVLIFKWNENQIRVGEILALTDQKPLFGHVSMKHKKNRTQTHWITFLKEAS; encoded by the coding sequence ATGAAAGTGTTGGACCCCTGCTGCGCCGGCCGCATGATGTGGTTTGACAAGCAGGACAGCCGCGCGGTGTTTGGCGACAGACGTTGTGAGCAACACCTGTTGAAAGACCGCCATTACCTGCGCAAGCTGGAAATATCCCCTGATGTAAAACTGGATTTTACCGACCTGCCATTCCCGGACAACACCTTCCCCGTGGTGGTTTTCGACCCGCCGCACCTGATACACGCGGGCGAGCAATCATGGCTGGCAAAGAAATACGGGGTATTGGGCGGCAATTGGCAGGACGACATACGCAAGGGATTTGCAGAGTGTTTCCGCGTGCTCAAGCCCAACGGTGTGCTGATTTTCAAGTGGAACGAAAACCAAATCAGAGTGGGCGAAATTTTGGCTTTGACCGACCAAAAACCGCTGTTCGGCCATGTGAGCATGAAGCACAAGAAAAACCGGACACAAACCCATTGGATAACTTTTTTGAAGGAGGCGTCCTGA
- a CDS encoding AAA family ATPase, which translates to MIEQLKQFLETSGMSQNKAADRMGVSRSALSGYLNGKYDDDIAGMDKKAALFLEQEGDRAELKKLDIPYVETSTAKKMKGWLGLAAWLGQLGIVYGGAGLGKTTVLKQYVAANPLALLVEPDTGYTAKVLLQEICRVLDLSDKGNIHELTERIIDCLKRDKKSSSPRDHHRILLIDEAEQLPTRALESLRRIHDKTGVAVALVGMPKLLLNLKGPNSEFKQLFSRVSVKMELGEMLPEADLKQIAAAVLKTNDEAVSQKVVKTSKGNARKLSKLLLIVDYLLQVNPDADLDGDVIEHAETYLIH; encoded by the coding sequence ATGATTGAACAACTGAAGCAATTTTTGGAAACCAGCGGCATGAGCCAAAACAAGGCGGCCGACCGTATGGGGGTATCGCGCAGCGCACTATCTGGCTACTTAAACGGCAAATATGACGACGATATTGCGGGTATGGATAAAAAGGCGGCGCTGTTTTTGGAGCAGGAAGGCGACCGCGCGGAATTGAAAAAGCTGGATATTCCGTATGTGGAAACAAGTACGGCCAAGAAGATGAAAGGCTGGCTGGGCTTGGCGGCTTGGCTGGGGCAGCTGGGGATTGTGTACGGCGGCGCGGGCTTGGGTAAAACCACGGTATTGAAGCAGTATGTGGCAGCCAACCCGCTGGCTTTGCTGGTGGAGCCGGATACGGGCTATACGGCAAAGGTGTTGTTGCAGGAAATCTGCCGGGTATTGGACTTAAGCGATAAGGGCAATATCCACGAACTGACGGAGCGGATTATCGACTGCCTGAAGCGCGATAAAAAAAGCAGCAGCCCGCGCGATCATCACCGTATCCTGCTGATTGACGAGGCGGAGCAATTGCCCACCCGTGCGCTGGAGAGCCTGCGGCGGATACACGATAAAACGGGGGTGGCGGTGGCGTTGGTGGGTATGCCGAAGCTGCTGCTGAATTTGAAGGGACCGAACAGCGAATTTAAGCAGTTGTTCTCGCGGGTGTCGGTGAAGATGGAATTGGGCGAAATGCTGCCGGAGGCGGATTTGAAGCAGATTGCGGCGGCGGTGTTGAAAACTAACGACGAAGCGGTGTCGCAAAAGGTGGTGAAAACATCAAAAGGCAATGCGCGCAAGCTTTCCAAACTGCTGCTGATTGTGGATTATTTGTTGCAAGTTAACCCCGATGCGGATTTGGACGGCGATGTGATTGAGCATGCGGAAACCTACTTAATCCATTAA
- a CDS encoding Mu transposase C-terminal domain-containing protein — MRVKTDVLSPLELDMMYRPEEERIPDRGVLNLWNNTYFNEALLDYSGQKVRVAYDIHNAESVIVKDMQGKVICKAVFNGNKRAAFAETRMEQLADRRRKGQARRLQNKMDLIEAQRRSATRLSNSSRITASF, encoded by the coding sequence ATGCGGGTGAAAACGGATGTTTTAAGCCCGTTGGAGCTGGATATGATGTATCGGCCGGAAGAAGAGCGGATACCCGACCGCGGCGTGTTGAACTTGTGGAACAACACCTATTTTAATGAGGCGCTGCTGGATTACAGCGGGCAAAAAGTGCGGGTGGCCTACGATATCCACAATGCGGAAAGCGTAATCGTTAAGGATATGCAAGGCAAAGTGATTTGCAAGGCGGTGTTTAACGGCAACAAACGCGCCGCCTTTGCCGAAACGCGGATGGAGCAACTGGCCGATCGCCGCCGCAAAGGCCAAGCTCGCCGCCTGCAAAACAAGATGGATTTAATCGAGGCACAACGCCGCTCGGCCACCCGGTTATCGAACAGCAGCCGGATTACGGCGAGTTTTTGA
- a CDS encoding integrase catalytic domain-containing protein, translating into MPSYDQIQTVMKRLPEHMKERGRRTESAYKQLMPYIDCDWLALKPNDVWVGDGHSFKAKIRHPMGYLFTPEVTMIIDGCSGAVVGWSVALSETAVAVADALRHGMTDLPPPLGYYSDNGAGETGHMLDKETTGILPRIGIEHFTGIPGNPQGRGKIERL; encoded by the coding sequence ATGCCGAGCTACGATCAGATTCAGACGGTGATGAAGCGGCTGCCGGAGCATATGAAGGAGCGCGGCCGGCGGACGGAGTCGGCTTATAAGCAGTTGATGCCTTATATCGACTGCGACTGGCTGGCTTTGAAACCCAATGATGTATGGGTGGGCGACGGCCACAGCTTTAAGGCAAAAATCCGCCATCCGATGGGTTATCTGTTTACGCCGGAGGTAACGATGATTATTGACGGATGCAGCGGCGCGGTGGTGGGTTGGAGCGTGGCTCTATCGGAAACGGCGGTAGCGGTGGCGGATGCTTTACGCCACGGGATGACGGATTTACCGCCGCCTTTGGGCTACTACTCGGATAACGGCGCGGGCGAAACGGGCCATATGCTGGATAAGGAGACGACGGGTATTTTGCCGCGTATCGGTATCGAGCATTTTACGGGTATCCCGGGCAACCCTCAGGGCCGCGGTAAGATTGAGCGGCTGTAG
- a CDS encoding DNA-binding protein gives MLISAVELAGLQLPRLPNSRQGIEYHAKKNNWPFKEIAGQARGGKLKKYLIAALPPEIQTATLLAKVPVLAEAKKPVKPNKKMKQLGLMPREDGLMRLDDKQTETAHARCAIVAHVLLLYELSGMPIKKAVEFVAAEAAAGRLPEDIAKLIPIANARSNDERSLSGPTLYRWVRAYRAAPDSVSRLAALAPVKTREKKPMLAIEWLPDFLMFYQQPNKPMMMAAAKKLAQWYLEQGKIEQISSRYRADAELRSDSDGDEAAAGAYEGARPADGVGL, from the coding sequence ATGTTAATTTCAGCGGTTGAGTTGGCAGGTTTGCAGCTTCCGAGACTGCCAAACAGTAGGCAAGGAATTGAATACCACGCCAAGAAAAATAATTGGCCGTTTAAAGAGATTGCCGGACAGGCTCGGGGTGGGAAACTTAAGAAGTATCTGATTGCTGCCCTGCCGCCGGAAATTCAGACGGCCACGCTGTTGGCTAAGGTGCCGGTGTTGGCGGAAGCGAAAAAGCCGGTGAAGCCGAATAAGAAAATGAAGCAGTTGGGTTTGATGCCACGTGAGGATGGTTTGATGCGGTTGGATGATAAGCAAACGGAAACGGCTCATGCGCGGTGTGCGATTGTGGCGCATGTGTTGCTTTTGTACGAATTGTCGGGTATGCCGATTAAGAAGGCGGTGGAGTTTGTGGCGGCAGAAGCGGCGGCGGGCAGACTGCCCGAAGATATTGCGAAGCTGATTCCGATTGCGAATGCTCGAAGCAACGATGAGCGCAGTTTGAGCGGGCCGACTTTATACCGGTGGGTGAGGGCTTACCGCGCGGCACCCGACAGCGTGAGTCGGCTTGCGGCGCTGGCACCCGTGAAAACTCGCGAAAAGAAGCCGATGCTGGCGATTGAATGGCTACCTGATTTTTTGATGTTTTATCAGCAGCCGAACAAGCCGATGATGATGGCGGCGGCGAAAAAGCTGGCGCAATGGTATCTGGAACAGGGAAAAATCGAGCAGATATCGAGCAGATATCGAGCAGATGCCGAGCTACGATCAGATTCAGACGGTGATGAAGCGGCTGCCGGAGCATATGAAGGAGCGCGGCCGGCGGACGGAGTCGGCTTATAA
- a CDS encoding helix-turn-helix domain-containing protein, producing the protein MTTPYLKGERIIAAAIGVEPEEI; encoded by the coding sequence TTGACAACCCCTTATTTAAAAGGAGAAAGAATTATCGCCGCTGCAATCGGAGTGGAGCCGGAAGAGATTTGA
- a CDS encoding LexA family transcriptional regulator, producing MDFLERLKSLWPDNAKPADFYNKIDMSASGFSRVWKDSAIPTADYLIKIQEVTGCDLNWLLTGKGSPYIDNGQAVEVRTHSDGTATDTLGNPVSLDEFVFIPRYDVYAAAGHGYPAEDDKPLFCMAFRRYWIENYVTRHPEKLSVIAVKGDSMEGVLNHGDNILVNHENTDLRDGLYVIRIDNDLFVKQIQKLPGKLLVKSANPSYEPFEIDLTADHQNVAIIGRVEWYGRAVN from the coding sequence ATGGACTTTTTAGAGCGTTTAAAATCTTTGTGGCCCGATAATGCCAAACCCGCCGACTTCTACAATAAGATTGATATGTCCGCTTCCGGTTTTAGCCGTGTCTGGAAAGATAGTGCTATTCCAACAGCCGACTATTTGATTAAAATTCAAGAAGTAACCGGCTGCGATTTAAACTGGTTACTTACTGGTAAAGGCTCTCCATATATAGATAATGGACAAGCCGTCGAAGTCCGTACCCATTCCGACGGCACCGCCACCGACACCCTCGGCAACCCCGTCAGCTTGGACGAGTTCGTCTTTATCCCGCGCTATGACGTCTATGCCGCCGCAGGGCACGGCTACCCCGCCGAAGACGACAAACCCTTATTCTGCATGGCCTTCCGCCGCTACTGGATTGAAAACTACGTTACCCGCCATCCCGAAAAGCTATCCGTAATCGCCGTCAAAGGCGATTCAATGGAAGGCGTGCTCAACCACGGCGACAACATCCTCGTCAACCACGAAAACACCGACCTGCGCGACGGCCTGTACGTTATCCGCATCGATAACGACCTGTTTGTAAAACAAATCCAAAAGCTGCCCGGCAAACTGCTGGTCAAATCCGCCAACCCGTCTTACGAGCCTTTCGAGATAGATCTAACGGCCGACCACCAAAACGTAGCCATCATCGGCCGCGTAGAGTGGTATGGTCGCGCAGTCAATTAA
- a CDS encoding IS3 family transposase, translated as MKRHIRAACRQHKGRCGCRRITAAIRYAGMLANHKTISRLKAVSGRGGGTAVPMPSIVRSKEAGNVAPLSCNAVSRRKSQMENG; from the coding sequence TTGAAACGGCATATCCGTGCGGCTTGCCGGCAACACAAAGGACGCTGCGGCTGCCGCAGGATAACGGCGGCAATCCGCTATGCAGGGATGTTGGCCAACCACAAGACAATCAGCCGTCTGAAGGCGGTGTCGGGCCGGGGCGGCGGTACGGCGGTGCCAATGCCGTCCATCGTCCGTTCGAAAGAGGCCGGCAACGTTGCGCCGCTATCCTGCAACGCCGTTTCAAGGCGGAAAAGCCAAATGGAAAACGGGTAA
- the rsmA gene encoding 16S rRNA (adenine(1518)-N(6)/adenine(1519)-N(6))-dimethyltransferase RsmA, whose translation MKEHKARKRFGQNFLQDTRIINDIVHAVRPQPGDVVIEIGPGLAAITAPLAEKLDKLHVIEIDRDIVGRLKTLPFAGKLVIHEGDVLQFDFNSVAGKKKIVGNLPYNISTPLLFRLSEVADDVDEMHFMLQKEVVERMTAEPGSNGYGRLSVMLQYFFEMESLIEVPPESFYPAPKVDSAVVRMIPVKYRIGKAEDFGHFAGLVKHAFAQRRKTIRNNLKGIAADGDLQAAGINPKERPEHIEAGKYVVLSNYLVQQAV comes from the coding sequence ATGAAAGAACATAAAGCCCGCAAACGTTTCGGACAGAATTTTCTGCAGGACACGCGTATTATCAATGATATCGTTCATGCCGTGCGCCCGCAGCCGGGTGATGTGGTGATTGAAATCGGCCCTGGTTTGGCCGCGATTACCGCGCCTCTGGCCGAAAAACTCGACAAACTTCATGTGATCGAAATCGACCGCGACATCGTAGGCCGTCTGAAAACCCTGCCGTTTGCCGGTAAGCTGGTGATACACGAGGGCGATGTGCTGCAATTCGATTTCAACAGTGTGGCGGGTAAAAAGAAAATTGTCGGCAACCTGCCTTACAATATTTCTACGCCGCTGCTGTTTCGTTTGAGCGAAGTGGCAGATGATGTGGATGAGATGCATTTTATGCTGCAAAAAGAAGTGGTTGAGCGCATGACGGCGGAGCCGGGCAGCAATGGTTACGGGCGTTTGAGCGTGATGCTGCAATACTTTTTCGAGATGGAATCTTTAATCGAGGTGCCGCCGGAGTCGTTTTACCCCGCGCCGAAAGTGGATTCGGCAGTGGTGCGCATGATTCCGGTCAAATACCGCATCGGTAAGGCCGAAGATTTCGGGCATTTCGCCGGGCTGGTGAAACACGCGTTTGCCCAACGCCGCAAAACCATACGCAACAATCTCAAAGGCATCGCCGCCGATGGAGATTTGCAGGCCGCAGGCATCAACCCGAAAGAGAGGCCGGAGCATATCGAGGCCGGAAAATATGTGGTGCTGAGCAATTATTTGGTGCAGCAGGCCGTCTGA
- a CDS encoding amino acid ABC transporter ATP-binding protein — protein MIKFKNVHKHFKDLHVINGVNLEVGQGEVVVVCGPSGSGKSTLIRTVNRLETIDSGEIWVDGMNVADPKTDLNKVRAEVGFVFQSFNLYPHLSVLENIILSPMKVKKQSRAQAEKKAMALLERVGLSLKKDAMPGQLSGGQQQRVAIARGLAMEPRVMLFDEPTSALDPEMVGEVLRVMKDLAESGMTMMCVTHEMGFAREVADRAVFVDHGQIIEDADPDAFFTNPKHERTRQFLQQVMKH, from the coding sequence ATGATTAAATTCAAAAACGTACACAAGCATTTTAAAGACCTTCACGTGATTAACGGCGTGAATCTGGAAGTGGGGCAGGGCGAAGTGGTGGTGGTGTGCGGGCCTTCGGGCAGCGGCAAATCCACCCTTATCCGCACCGTAAACCGGTTGGAAACCATCGACAGTGGCGAAATCTGGGTGGACGGCATGAATGTGGCCGATCCGAAAACCGATTTGAACAAAGTGCGCGCAGAGGTGGGGTTTGTGTTTCAGAGCTTTAACCTTTATCCGCATCTGAGCGTGTTGGAAAACATTATCCTCTCGCCGATGAAGGTGAAAAAACAAAGCCGCGCGCAGGCCGAAAAAAAGGCGATGGCGCTGCTTGAGCGCGTAGGTTTGTCGCTCAAAAAAGATGCCATGCCCGGCCAGCTTTCAGGCGGCCAGCAGCAGCGGGTGGCGATTGCGCGCGGATTGGCAATGGAGCCGCGCGTGATGCTGTTTGACGAGCCGACTTCCGCGCTCGACCCCGAAATGGTGGGCGAGGTGCTGCGGGTGATGAAAGATTTGGCCGAGAGCGGCATGACCATGATGTGCGTTACCCACGAAATGGGTTTTGCCCGCGAAGTGGCCGACCGCGCCGTGTTTGTCGATCACGGTCAAATTATCGAAGATGCCGACCCCGATGCGTTTTTCACTAACCCGAAACACGAGCGCACCCGGCAGTTTTTACAGCAGGTGATGAAACATTAG
- the dsbD gene encoding protein-disulfide reductase DsbD, protein MKKFCYFLAAFFALAGIARAEIDASKLLPPEKAFVPMVNAGAQGISVQFAVADGYYIYQSKIAAETTPAGLLGMPKFSTGEVKEDEFFGRQTVYYRAAQVDWPYAAAAKNYRLVLKYQGCADVGVCYPPVETAFEINGEGLYRPASDGASPFLQPPASKRTKPEAAPSESRFRLSWDTLNANLLAFFLAGLGLSFTACMYPLLPIVSGIVVGDKHTGKGRAFVLSAVYVQGLALTYTAVGVMAGLTGALLTVWLQQPWVVLAAAAVMVVLALSMFGVFTVQLPASVQGYFQNQSSKLSGGKIASVFVMGMLSALIVGPCVAPPLAFALGYIGQTGDGLLGGLALYALAVGTGVPLMAVGTFGGHILPKAGAWMNGIKYAFGFILLAVAVYLATPFLPYAAVVALYTLLMIVPAGLLLVQTAKTAGRLKSASALLGALLLLGGLWFAYQSANRQTTALHHFLTLMPPAAAKEGTHGRVHTDVAQLKADMQAALQQNPAKPVLLDFYADWCISCKEMAAYTLNQPQVHEAVDMQRFFQIDVTANTPEHQALLKEYGLFGPPGVFVVRADGSRSEALLGFVKPEAFIEWYRQNEN, encoded by the coding sequence ATGAAAAAATTTTGTTATTTTTTGGCGGCTTTTTTTGCACTGGCCGGCATCGCGCGGGCAGAAATCGATGCTTCCAAACTGCTGCCGCCCGAAAAGGCGTTTGTGCCGATGGTGAATGCGGGTGCGCAAGGCATCAGCGTGCAGTTTGCCGTGGCTGACGGCTATTATATTTATCAGTCGAAAATTGCGGCGGAAACCACGCCGGCGGGGCTGCTGGGCATGCCGAAATTCAGCACCGGAGAAGTGAAGGAAGACGAGTTTTTCGGCCGGCAAACCGTTTATTACCGTGCCGCACAGGTTGATTGGCCGTATGCCGCAGCGGCGAAAAACTACCGGCTGGTGTTGAAATACCAGGGTTGTGCCGATGTGGGCGTGTGTTACCCGCCTGTGGAAACGGCGTTTGAAATCAATGGTGAAGGGCTTTACCGCCCCGCTTCAGACGGCGCAAGCCCCTTTTTGCAGCCGCCGGCTTCAAAGCGCACCAAACCTGAGGCTGCACCTTCAGAGAGCCGCTTCAGGCTCTCGTGGGACACATTGAACGCCAACCTGTTGGCGTTTTTTCTCGCGGGGCTGGGCTTGAGCTTCACGGCTTGTATGTATCCGCTGCTGCCGATTGTGTCGGGCATTGTGGTGGGCGACAAACACACCGGCAAGGGCAGGGCGTTTGTGCTCTCGGCCGTGTATGTGCAGGGTTTGGCACTCACCTATACCGCCGTGGGCGTGATGGCGGGGCTGACGGGCGCGCTGCTGACCGTGTGGTTGCAGCAGCCGTGGGTGGTGCTGGCAGCGGCCGCGGTGATGGTGGTGCTGGCATTGTCGATGTTCGGCGTGTTTACCGTGCAGCTGCCCGCATCAGTGCAGGGCTATTTCCAAAACCAAAGCAGCAAACTTTCGGGCGGCAAAATCGCTTCGGTGTTTGTGATGGGTATGCTTTCCGCGCTGATAGTCGGCCCCTGCGTGGCGCCGCCGCTGGCATTTGCGCTGGGCTATATCGGTCAAACGGGCGACGGCCTGCTCGGCGGTTTGGCACTGTATGCCCTGGCTGTGGGCACAGGTGTGCCGCTGATGGCGGTGGGCACGTTCGGCGGCCATATTCTGCCGAAAGCGGGCGCGTGGATGAACGGTATCAAATATGCGTTCGGCTTTATTCTGCTGGCGGTGGCGGTGTATTTGGCCACACCGTTTCTGCCGTATGCAGCCGTGGTTGCACTTTACACATTATTGATGATTGTGCCGGCCGGCCTGCTGCTGGTTCAGACGGCCAAAACCGCCGGCCGTCTGAAAAGCGCAAGTGCGCTGTTGGGCGCATTGCTGCTGCTGGGCGGCTTATGGTTTGCCTATCAGAGTGCCAACCGGCAAACCACCGCGCTGCACCATTTTCTCACCCTGATGCCGCCGGCTGCCGCAAAAGAGGGCACACACGGGCGGGTTCACACCGATGTGGCGCAACTGAAGGCCGACATGCAGGCAGCTTTGCAGCAAAACCCCGCCAAGCCGGTGTTGCTGGACTTCTACGCCGACTGGTGTATTTCGTGCAAAGAAATGGCGGCCTACACGCTCAACCAACCGCAGGTGCATGAGGCGGTGGATATGCAGCGCTTTTTCCAAATCGATGTAACCGCCAACACGCCCGAACATCAGGCACTGCTCAAAGAATACGGCCTGTTCGGCCCGCCCGGCGTGTTTGTTGTCCGCGCAGACGGCAGCCGCAGCGAAGCCCTGCTGGGCTTTGTGAAACCCGAAGCATTTATCGAATGGTACCGGCAAAACGAAAACTAG